A segment of the Bradyrhizobium sp. CCBAU 53340 genome:
CGCTGTTCGCTTACCCTCCCCTGGAGGGGGAGGGTCGATCGCGCGTAGCGCGAGCGGGGTGGGGTGATCTCTCCACGCGGGCACCGTTTCTGTTGAGAGACTGTCACCCCAACCCGGCTCACATTTCGCTGTGCTCATTTGAGCCGACCCTCCCCCTCCAGGGGAGGGTAAGAGCACGGCCAGCCCCATGCGTAGCACGCTTGGCCGGTTGATTGAACTTGGCCGCGCGAGCGGCTAAGGCATCAGACGAGGTTGGGAGGATACACATGACGACGCCCACGGCAGTGGCGCTGGAAGATGCCAAGGTTGCGTTCCGGCTGGGGGACGGGCGGGTCTACACGGCGGTGGAAAAGGCCCATCTTTCGGTCGCGCAGGGCGAATTCGTCGCCATCGTCGGGCCAACCGGCTGCGGAAAGTCCACGCTGCTCAACGTCGCCGCTGGGTTGCTCAAGCCGGCCGCCGGCAGCGTCAAGATCTTCGACCGGCCGCTTGCCGGGCTGAACCGGGACGCCGGCTACCTGTTCCAGGCCGACGCGCTGTTCCCCTGGAAGACTGCGCTCGACAATGTCGCGATCGGGCTCGAGATCAAGGGCACGCCGCGCACTGATGCGCTGCCGCGGGCGCAGAAATGGCTGACCTCCGTCGGCCTCGGCGCCTTTGCGGGCCGCTATCCGCACATGCTCTCCGGCGGCCAGCGCAAGCGCGTGGCGCTGGCGCAGGTCCTGATCCGCGATCCCAAGATCCTGCTGATGGACGAGCCGTTCGGGCCGCTCGATGCGCAGACCCGCCAGGTGATGGGCAATCTGCTGCTCGACCTCTGGAACGCCGATCGGAAGGCCGTGCTGTTCGTGACTCATGATCTGGAAGAGGCGATAGCGCTCGCCGACCGCGTCGTGATCATGTCGGCCGGACCGTCCTCGCGCATCATCGGCGACTGGCGCGTGACACTGCCGCGCCCGCGCGACATCTTCGAGGTGCGGCTGGACAAGGATTTCCATGCGCTCCACCGCGAGATCTGGAGCGTGCTTAAGGACGAGGTGATGAAGGGCTACGCGCAATCCACCCATGCGGCGGAGGCAGTCTGATGTCGCGCGTGACGCTGTTTGCGCTTCAAGTCCTGGTCGCGGTCGTCTGCATCGCGTTGTGGCAGCTGCTGTCGACCGTACCGGTGTTCGGCAAGATCCTGCTGCCGCCGTTCTTCTTCTCCAATCCGATCGACGTGTTCAGCCAGATTGTGAAGTGGTTCGCGAGCGGCGTGATCTGGAAGCATCTGGCCATCACGTTATGGGAATCGATCCTCGCCTTCGTGATTGGTTCGGTCGGCGGCGTCCTGGTCGGCTTCTGGTTCGCGCGGCAACCGCTCGTTGCCGCGGTGTTCGACCCCTATGTGAAGATGGCCAACGCGCTGCCGCGCGTCGTGCTGGCACCGATCTTCGCGCTGTGGCTTGGTCTCGGCATCTGGTCCAAGGTCGCGCTCGGCGTGACGCTGGTGTTCTTCATCGTGTTCTTCAACGTCTATCAAGGCGTCAAGGAGGTCAGCCGCACCGTGCTGGACAACGGCCGTATGCTCGGCATGAGCGAGCGGCAATTGATGCAGCACGTCTATTGGCCGTCGGCGCTGTCGTGGATGTTCTCCTCTCTGCACACCTCGGTCGGCTTCGCCGTGGTCGGCGCCGTC
Coding sequences within it:
- a CDS encoding ABC transporter permease produces the protein MSRVTLFALQVLVAVVCIALWQLLSTVPVFGKILLPPFFFSNPIDVFSQIVKWFASGVIWKHLAITLWESILAFVIGSVGGVLVGFWFARQPLVAAVFDPYVKMANALPRVVLAPIFALWLGLGIWSKVALGVTLVFFIVFFNVYQGVKEVSRTVLDNGRMLGMSERQLMQHVYWPSALSWMFSSLHTSVGFAVVGAVVGEYLGSAAGLGYLIQQAEGVFDVAGVFAGMFVLSAFVILIDFGVTLVERRLLVWRPTVDGRA
- a CDS encoding ABC transporter ATP-binding protein encodes the protein MTTPTAVALEDAKVAFRLGDGRVYTAVEKAHLSVAQGEFVAIVGPTGCGKSTLLNVAAGLLKPAAGSVKIFDRPLAGLNRDAGYLFQADALFPWKTALDNVAIGLEIKGTPRTDALPRAQKWLTSVGLGAFAGRYPHMLSGGQRKRVALAQVLIRDPKILLMDEPFGPLDAQTRQVMGNLLLDLWNADRKAVLFVTHDLEEAIALADRVVIMSAGPSSRIIGDWRVTLPRPRDIFEVRLDKDFHALHREIWSVLKDEVMKGYAQSTHAAEAV